A genomic window from Caldicellulosiruptor kronotskyensis 2002 includes:
- a CDS encoding carbon starvation CstA family protein, whose product MSALELIIAAALILVLAYRFYGSFLAAKVLVLDSSRETPAKRHYDGKDYVPMNKWIAFGHHFAAIAGAGPLVGPVLAAQFGYLPGTLWILIGAVLAGAVHDMVILLASVRHDGKSLFEIAKKEVGPVAGVATAIAIFFLIILTMAGLGLVVVNALFKNPWGVFTIGMTIPIAIFIGIYMHKLRPGRIAEASLIGVALILLAVLVGPYIKNSPLGSYLMLSDKTLEILLPLYGFLAAALPVWLLLAPRDYLSSYMKIGTILLLAIGIIIVNPRINMPAVTQFINGGGPIINGKVWPFICITIACGAISGFHALISSGTTPKLIANEKDIKLVGFGGMLTEAFVALMALIAATTLMPGDYFAINTKPEIFQKLNMQIVHLPQLSKLVGEELAGRPGGAVTLAVGMADIFSRIGGLRHLMAYWYQFAIMFEALFILTTIDAGTRVARYIAQDLLGMIYSPIKENKSVGLTVLLSAAVSFAWGYLIYGGDIKTIWPVFGVANQTIGALALAIGTTMILQRSKKKIYALTTFLPMTFLFITVLDAGITNVFNVYLPQKQMVPAVLVITLMILAIIIMVSSVIKWISILSKTRKAELALENE is encoded by the coding sequence TTGAGTGCACTTGAGTTGATAATTGCAGCAGCCCTTATTTTAGTTTTGGCTTATCGCTTCTATGGGAGCTTTTTAGCTGCCAAAGTATTAGTTTTGGATAGCTCAAGAGAGACACCAGCAAAAAGGCACTATGATGGGAAAGACTACGTACCTATGAACAAATGGATAGCATTTGGGCATCACTTTGCGGCAATAGCAGGAGCAGGGCCGTTAGTAGGGCCAGTATTAGCAGCTCAGTTTGGGTATTTACCAGGGACACTGTGGATTTTGATCGGTGCAGTGCTTGCCGGTGCAGTGCATGACATGGTTATTTTGTTGGCTTCAGTTAGGCATGATGGAAAAAGTTTGTTCGAGATTGCCAAAAAAGAGGTCGGACCTGTTGCTGGGGTTGCCACTGCAATAGCAATATTCTTCTTAATAATCTTAACAATGGCAGGATTAGGGCTTGTTGTGGTCAATGCTCTGTTCAAAAATCCATGGGGTGTATTTACTATCGGCATGACAATTCCAATTGCTATTTTCATAGGCATTTATATGCACAAACTTCGCCCTGGCAGAATAGCAGAAGCTTCTCTGATTGGTGTTGCATTAATATTATTAGCTGTGTTGGTAGGACCTTACATCAAAAATTCTCCATTAGGTTCTTATTTAATGCTCTCTGACAAAACATTGGAAATTTTATTACCTTTATATGGCTTTTTGGCTGCAGCCTTACCAGTATGGTTACTTCTTGCGCCAAGAGATTATTTGAGCTCATATATGAAAATAGGAACTATTTTACTGTTAGCTATTGGTATTATAATTGTAAATCCGCGTATAAATATGCCAGCTGTTACACAATTTATCAATGGTGGAGGACCTATTATAAACGGTAAGGTTTGGCCGTTTATATGCATTACAATTGCGTGCGGTGCAATTTCTGGTTTTCATGCGTTAATTAGTTCTGGTACGACTCCAAAACTGATAGCTAATGAGAAAGACATAAAGCTTGTAGGATTTGGAGGAATGCTGACAGAGGCTTTTGTTGCATTGATGGCATTGATTGCTGCAACAACCTTGATGCCCGGCGATTATTTTGCTATCAATACAAAGCCAGAAATTTTCCAGAAACTTAATATGCAAATCGTTCATCTTCCGCAGCTTTCAAAACTTGTAGGAGAAGAACTTGCAGGCAGACCAGGTGGAGCTGTTACTTTAGCAGTAGGAATGGCAGACATATTCTCAAGAATTGGTGGACTTAGACACTTGATGGCTTATTGGTATCAATTTGCAATCATGTTTGAAGCTTTGTTTATTCTAACAACAATCGACGCTGGGACACGTGTTGCAAGATATATTGCACAAGATTTGCTTGGAATGATTTATTCACCAATTAAAGAAAACAAGTCAGTTGGATTGACTGTATTACTTAGCGCAGCTGTTTCTTTTGCATGGGGCTATCTCATCTACGGTGGTGATATTAAAACAATATGGCCGGTGTTTGGTGTAGCTAATCAGACCATTGGCGCATTGGCTTTGGCAATAGGCACTACTATGATCTTGCAAAGAAGCAAGAAGAAAATATATGCACTGACCACCTTCTTACCAATGACTTTCCTGTTCATAACTGTATTGGATGCTGGAATTACGAATGTATTTAATGTATACCTGCCTCAAAAACAAATGGTACCTGCTGTATTAGTAATTACTCTGATGATTTTGGCAATTATTATCATGGTAAGTTCAGTTATAAAGTGGATAAGCATATTATCAAAGACACGAAAAGCAGAGTTAGCTTTGGAAAATGAATAG
- a CDS encoding alpha-hydroxy-acid oxidizing protein encodes MTVKEIREKAREMLKGYCRVCPICDGKACRGEVPGMGGIGTGSSFVANVEALSKIRLNLRTIHDAKEPDICVEMFGKKLAMPILAAPITGSSYNMGGKISEEDFIQMVISGSKEAGTIGMCGDGGDPVFYESGLKAIRNENGHGIAIIKPRSNDQIIKRIKEAEDAGALAVGIDIDGAGLITMALMGQPIGPKTKEELKALISSSSLPFILKGIMTEDEAEIALEVGASAIVVSNHGGRILDHTPGVAEVLPRIAEKVKGKILIFADGGVRSGVDVLKYLALGADAVLVGRPIIHAAFGGGKEGVKLILEKMAQELKQAMILTGCKDIKSIDVKVIYK; translated from the coding sequence ATGACAGTCAAAGAAATCAGGGAAAAAGCAAGAGAGATGTTAAAAGGTTATTGCAGAGTTTGTCCAATCTGTGATGGAAAAGCATGCCGTGGAGAAGTCCCTGGAATGGGTGGTATAGGCACAGGAAGCTCATTTGTTGCAAATGTTGAGGCGCTTTCAAAAATAAGATTAAATTTAAGAACTATTCATGACGCAAAAGAACCAGATATTTGCGTAGAAATGTTTGGGAAAAAGTTAGCTATGCCGATTTTGGCAGCACCTATAACAGGTTCGAGCTATAATATGGGAGGAAAAATTTCTGAGGAAGACTTCATTCAAATGGTAATATCAGGAAGCAAAGAAGCAGGGACCATAGGGATGTGTGGAGATGGCGGTGATCCTGTATTTTATGAGTCAGGCCTAAAGGCTATAAGAAACGAAAATGGGCATGGAATTGCTATCATAAAGCCAAGGAGTAATGACCAAATAATAAAAAGAATAAAAGAAGCAGAAGATGCAGGAGCTTTAGCTGTTGGGATAGACATTGACGGCGCAGGGCTTATTACAATGGCGCTAATGGGCCAGCCTATTGGTCCAAAAACAAAAGAAGAATTAAAAGCTCTTATTTCTTCATCAAGCCTTCCATTCATATTAAAAGGGATCATGACAGAGGACGAAGCAGAAATTGCTTTGGAAGTTGGAGCAAGCGCAATTGTAGTATCCAACCATGGGGGTAGGATTTTAGATCATACACCAGGTGTTGCAGAAGTGCTGCCGCGAATTGCTGAAAAAGTAAAGGGTAAGATTTTAATCTTTGCTGATGGAGGGGTAAGATCTGGTGTTGATGTTTTGAAGTATTTGGCTCTTGGGGCAGATGCAGTGTTGGTAGGAAGACCAATCATTCATGCAGCCTTTGGCGGTGGTAAAGAGGGAGTGAAACTCATTTTAGAAAAAATGGCTCAAGAGCTAAAACAAGCCATGATTTTAACAGGTTGCAAAGATATAAAAAGTATCGATGTAAAGGTCATATATAAATGA
- a CDS encoding FTR1 family protein, which produces MVQGFVIAFREVFEIILVVAVMIGVIQKLNQKDLLKSMNIGLVLGIVLSALLGIIVFAFYESLEESFEGIEIALKALLVILITWFLFLAIKYQKRDLKQQTYEKVVNFQKYSYGIFVLSLVNVLREGAELVIFSLASFFKDKSLTLFYGIGLGIFAAVLLGYFVFKLSNRINIRLFFIATTLILAIVSSEVLRDLVEEILKEGLKTQNEVIPIALSFVYILVFLVLMIRSNIISRQKTE; this is translated from the coding sequence ATGGTTCAGGGATTTGTAATTGCTTTTAGAGAGGTTTTCGAGATAATTCTTGTAGTTGCTGTGATGATTGGGGTTATTCAAAAGCTTAACCAAAAGGATTTATTAAAGAGTATGAATATTGGGCTGGTATTAGGGATTGTTTTGAGTGCATTGCTTGGTATTATTGTATTTGCCTTTTATGAGAGCTTGGAAGAGTCCTTTGAGGGAATTGAGATAGCATTAAAAGCTTTACTGGTGATTCTTATTACATGGTTTTTATTTTTAGCTATTAAATATCAGAAAAGAGATTTAAAACAGCAGACTTATGAAAAGGTTGTTAATTTCCAAAAATATTCATATGGTATTTTTGTCCTATCTCTTGTAAATGTTCTACGTGAAGGAGCAGAGCTAGTAATATTTTCATTGGCTTCATTTTTCAAGGATAAATCCTTAACTTTATTCTACGGAATTGGTCTGGGGATATTTGCAGCTGTACTTTTGGGCTACTTTGTGTTTAAGCTTTCTAACAGAATAAATATAAGACTCTTTTTCATTGCCACGACATTAATTTTAGCAATTGTTTCGTCTGAAGTTTTAAGAGACTTGGTTGAAGAAATTCTTAAAGAAGGGTTAAAAACTCAGAATGAGGTTATTCCTATTGCTTTAAGCTTTGTATATATTTTAGTATTCTTAGTCTTGATGATAAGGTCAAACATAATTTCAAGGCAAAAAACAGAGTAA
- the spoIVA gene encoding stage IV sporulation protein A, which translates to MDTDIYREIAKRTNGDIYIGVVGPVRTGKSTFIKRFMDLFVIPNIEDEYKKERTKDELPQSAQGKTIMTTEPKFVPNEAVEILLSSGARLKVRLVDCVGYLVEGAMGHLEENHPRMVTTPWFEKPIPFEEAAEIGTKKVIQDHSTIGIVITTDGTITEIPRENYIKAEERVIEELKLLNKPFVIVLNTVKPYSPDTQELKKDLEEKYKMPVLVVNCLQMQIEDVKRILETVLFEFPVVEVKINLPRWFDELEDESWLKKEIYEKIKEYAEKLDKIRDITDQLEVLKQHPQIDRCDVVGINLGDGKSELSIYFKEGLLFRIIEESTGFEIKGDHHLLKLLSELAQVKKDYDKLKDALEEAGEKGYGIVPPSLDELKLETPEIVKRGNSFGVRLKASAPSLHIIRVEVETEVSPIVGTEKQSEELVNFLMREFEDDPKKIWESNIFGKSLHELVKEGLQNKLYRMPEDAQSKLKETLQKIINEGSGGLICIIL; encoded by the coding sequence ATGGATACTGATATCTACAGGGAAATAGCAAAAAGGACAAACGGTGACATTTACATTGGTGTGGTTGGACCTGTCAGAACAGGAAAGTCAACCTTCATAAAAAGATTCATGGACCTTTTTGTAATTCCAAACATTGAAGATGAGTATAAAAAAGAGAGAACAAAAGATGAACTACCTCAAAGCGCACAGGGAAAAACCATAATGACAACAGAGCCCAAATTTGTTCCCAATGAAGCTGTCGAAATTTTGCTATCAAGCGGTGCAAGGCTTAAAGTCCGGCTTGTTGACTGTGTAGGGTATTTGGTTGAAGGTGCAATGGGACATTTGGAAGAAAACCATCCGCGCATGGTCACAACACCGTGGTTTGAAAAGCCAATCCCGTTTGAAGAGGCAGCAGAGATTGGCACTAAAAAGGTTATCCAGGACCACTCAACAATTGGAATTGTTATTACTACAGATGGCACAATTACTGAGATACCAAGAGAAAACTACATAAAGGCAGAAGAAAGAGTGATTGAAGAGCTAAAGTTACTCAATAAGCCATTTGTGATTGTTCTCAATACTGTAAAACCTTACTCACCCGATACACAAGAGCTCAAAAAAGATCTTGAAGAGAAGTACAAGATGCCAGTTTTGGTTGTAAACTGTCTTCAGATGCAGATTGAGGATGTAAAGAGAATTTTAGAGACAGTGCTATTTGAGTTTCCTGTTGTTGAAGTAAAGATTAATTTGCCAAGATGGTTTGACGAGCTGGAAGATGAGTCATGGCTCAAAAAAGAGATTTATGAAAAGATAAAAGAATATGCAGAAAAACTTGATAAAATCAGAGATATAACAGACCAGCTTGAAGTTTTAAAACAACATCCTCAAATTGACAGGTGTGATGTTGTAGGAATCAACTTGGGTGATGGAAAGAGTGAGCTTTCGATTTACTTCAAAGAAGGGCTTTTGTTCAGGATTATTGAGGAGTCCACTGGATTTGAAATAAAAGGCGATCATCACTTATTAAAACTTCTTTCTGAACTTGCACAGGTGAAGAAAGACTATGATAAACTCAAAGATGCGCTTGAAGAAGCAGGTGAAAAAGGTTATGGTATTGTACCACCATCTTTAGACGAACTTAAGCTTGAAACTCCTGAGATAGTCAAAAGAGGAAACAGTTTTGGTGTAAGACTCAAGGCATCAGCCCCATCTTTGCACATCATAAGAGTAGAAGTTGAGACCGAAGTGTCACCAATTGTTGGAACAGAGAAACAGAGCGAAGAGCTTGTAAACTTTTTGATGAGAGAGTTTGAAGATGACCCAAAAAAGATTTGGGAGTCAAATATATTTGGAAAATCTCTGCACGAGCTTGTTAAGGAAGGATTGCAAAACAAGTTATACAGAATGCCAGAAGATGCTCAGTCAAAACTAAAGGAAACTTTGCAAAAGATTATAAACGAGGGAAGTGGTGGTCTTATTTGTATTATCCTTTAA
- a CDS encoding phosphodiester glycosidase family protein, whose translation MKRFLSFISFATILSIVLSAFAKPYTEILRFKTIQQIAPRTYYEKYELLTDEGFVDINCIKLDLIDGGFYFDVLKASVANTGDFVYNMVYNQIDKNPVAAINANFFYTNTKTDYNKIWPIGISVSGGKILSSPNNKQNTFPAFVYTNASEILFDYINGLSYKLVNLDSGYEFKIAHINKFTGDLTYPILFTGDYVQKTIGNKYKGIVEFIIKDGIIKDIREEDQTVALDKDEYLLAATGNYAKNLKTNFKVGDKVEIKIDLSVPLEKIKAAASGNTFLLKDGKIPSFTHEIAGRHPRSAIGIDKTGRYLYLVAVDGRNGKSIGLSQGELANFLQSIGVWTAINLDGGYSTQLIAKDNDGNLKAFYNTGETRKVFDSIAAFYKYRDDKISTFYIDCPDKVFAGEEYPIKVFAKDRFYNTITYDAVYLKVYQDAYEIDIKDGLFIPYKDGVVTISCVYEDVYQKAFAQKKISVYKPEILTTSKKQLYLLPGESVALRFFIKDKVGHFKEIDPRKVQAEENPAFEFKDGTFIAKSNFRGFVTFTYKDLKCNIPVGIGETLQLLRSFDYLALSWPKGISMFLSSKNKTQGKYSNKIYFSVSSTKGKSFKLNFKTPVDLTNISKISFDLCAKNVKVYLGFKMLNGMQKEVEISQLKGDNFKSYSLNVESYKTLDYILLIPQKTQGYIWIDNLTGNVVNLPPVENINQYVAKFDSNLAKSSVIFLTKSFENLPSDIKKKVESNLGSYLKCYSLEKYNPPYDMNEKFNAVFLRTKSGSILDFSYYQWIRIKNLSTEKKSMIVVLDIPFESLRQDEKDILIRLLKSRKSPSMIICTTSDYTRVERYDTFYIGYASTNALLLKSNAKNINLACDVEKGYIYLARGY comes from the coding sequence ATGAAAAGGTTTTTAAGCTTTATCTCATTTGCAACAATTTTGTCGATTGTTCTATCAGCATTTGCAAAACCGTACACAGAAATTTTGAGATTTAAAACAATACAGCAGATTGCTCCTCGTACGTACTATGAAAAGTACGAACTTTTAACAGATGAGGGGTTTGTAGATATAAACTGCATAAAGCTTGACCTTATAGATGGCGGGTTTTACTTTGACGTGTTGAAAGCCAGCGTTGCAAACACTGGTGATTTTGTCTATAACATGGTTTACAATCAAATTGACAAAAACCCTGTTGCTGCAATAAACGCAAACTTCTTTTATACAAACACCAAAACAGATTACAATAAAATCTGGCCGATTGGAATTTCAGTGTCAGGTGGCAAAATTCTTTCTTCACCAAACAACAAGCAAAATACCTTCCCGGCCTTTGTGTACACAAATGCAAGTGAAATTCTTTTTGACTATATAAATGGTCTTTCATACAAGCTTGTAAACTTAGATTCTGGCTATGAATTCAAGATTGCACACATAAACAAGTTCACAGGCGATTTGACATACCCTATTTTGTTCACGGGCGATTATGTTCAAAAAACCATTGGTAACAAATACAAGGGAATTGTGGAGTTTATCATAAAAGATGGCATCATCAAAGATATCAGAGAAGAAGATCAGACTGTTGCATTGGATAAAGATGAGTATCTTTTGGCAGCAACAGGAAACTATGCAAAAAACCTAAAAACAAACTTCAAAGTTGGCGACAAGGTGGAAATCAAGATAGACCTCTCTGTTCCCCTTGAGAAGATAAAAGCTGCAGCATCCGGCAATACCTTTTTGTTAAAAGATGGCAAAATACCATCTTTTACACATGAGATTGCAGGTAGGCATCCGCGCTCTGCAATTGGCATTGATAAAACTGGTCGGTATCTTTATCTTGTTGCAGTTGACGGTCGAAATGGAAAGAGTATTGGCCTTTCACAGGGTGAACTTGCAAATTTTTTGCAGTCAATTGGCGTGTGGACAGCCATAAACCTTGATGGCGGGTATTCCACACAGCTTATTGCAAAGGACAACGATGGAAACCTCAAAGCCTTTTATAACACAGGTGAGACCAGAAAAGTATTTGACAGCATAGCAGCTTTTTACAAATACAGAGATGATAAAATTTCCACATTTTATATAGACTGTCCTGATAAGGTTTTTGCAGGCGAAGAGTATCCCATAAAGGTTTTTGCAAAGGACAGGTTCTACAACACAATCACATATGATGCTGTATATTTGAAGGTATACCAGGATGCCTATGAGATAGACATAAAAGATGGTTTATTTATACCTTACAAAGATGGTGTTGTTACAATATCTTGTGTTTATGAAGATGTGTACCAAAAAGCTTTCGCACAAAAAAAGATTTCGGTGTACAAGCCAGAAATTTTGACAACAAGCAAAAAGCAGCTTTATCTTTTGCCCGGTGAGTCTGTAGCGCTGAGGTTTTTTATAAAAGATAAGGTTGGTCACTTTAAAGAGATAGACCCAAGAAAAGTTCAAGCAGAAGAAAACCCTGCTTTTGAATTCAAAGATGGGACTTTCATAGCAAAATCTAACTTCCGAGGCTTTGTAACATTTACTTATAAGGATTTAAAATGCAATATACCTGTTGGGATAGGTGAGACTTTACAGCTTCTTCGGTCGTTTGACTATCTTGCTTTGAGCTGGCCAAAAGGTATTTCAATGTTTCTTTCATCTAAGAACAAGACACAGGGGAAATATTCAAACAAGATATACTTCAGCGTTTCATCAACAAAAGGCAAAAGCTTTAAGCTCAACTTTAAAACTCCTGTTGATCTTACAAATATAAGTAAAATTTCATTTGACCTTTGCGCAAAGAATGTCAAAGTCTATCTTGGTTTTAAAATGTTAAATGGCATGCAAAAAGAGGTTGAGATTTCGCAGCTTAAAGGCGACAATTTTAAAAGCTATTCCTTGAATGTAGAGAGTTACAAAACCTTAGATTATATTCTTCTTATTCCTCAAAAGACACAAGGTTATATCTGGATTGACAATCTTACAGGCAATGTTGTGAATTTACCACCTGTTGAAAATATCAACCAGTATGTTGCAAAGTTCGATAGTAACCTTGCAAAATCATCTGTTATCTTTCTGACAAAGAGTTTCGAAAACCTGCCAAGTGACATAAAGAAAAAAGTTGAATCTAATCTTGGCAGCTATTTGAAATGCTACAGTCTTGAAAAGTATAATCCTCCATACGACATGAATGAAAAGTTCAATGCAGTATTTTTGAGAACAAAAAGTGGCTCGATTTTAGATTTTTCATACTATCAGTGGATTAGAATTAAAAATTTATCAACTGAGAAAAAATCTATGATTGTTGTTTTGGACATTCCCTTTGAAAGCCTCAGACAAGATGAAAAAGATATACTCATAAGACTTTTAAAATCAAGAAAATCACCCTCAATGATTATCTGCACTACAAGTGATTATACCCGTGTAGAAAGATATGATACTTTTTACATCGGCTATGCATCAACAAATGCCCTGCTTTTAAAATCAAATGCAAAAAATATAAACCTCGCATGTGATGTTGAGAAAGGCTACATTTACCTTGCAAGAGGGTATTAA
- a CDS encoding tRNA 2-thiocytidine(32) synthetase TtcA, producing MQHIFSKVRKAVEDFNMIEEGDKIAVGVSAGKDSLTMLYTLSFLRKFYPKKFEVVAITVDMGFEGMDFLPIKEFCDKIDVEFHLVPSQIKQIVFDIRKEENPCSLCANLRRGILNSTAKSLGCNKVALGHHLDDVVETFFLSLFFEGRIHCFSPKTYLDRTQITTIRPMIYLKEHDLRSAAKKLELPVITNPCPANGKTNRQRMKEFVKSLKQFHPATKDLVFNAIKRNIWGLKN from the coding sequence ATGCAGCATATATTCAGCAAGGTGAGAAAAGCTGTTGAAGATTTCAACATGATAGAAGAAGGAGATAAAATTGCAGTTGGTGTTTCTGCGGGAAAAGACAGCCTTACCATGCTTTATACTTTAAGTTTTTTGAGAAAGTTTTATCCAAAAAAATTTGAGGTTGTAGCAATCACAGTCGATATGGGATTTGAAGGAATGGATTTTTTGCCAATCAAAGAATTTTGTGATAAAATAGATGTTGAATTTCATCTTGTTCCATCGCAAATAAAACAGATTGTGTTTGACATTAGAAAAGAAGAAAACCCTTGCTCGCTTTGTGCAAATCTTCGCCGTGGAATACTCAATTCCACTGCAAAAAGTCTTGGCTGCAACAAGGTTGCGCTTGGGCATCACCTGGATGATGTGGTCGAAACATTCTTCCTGAGCTTATTTTTTGAAGGAAGAATCCACTGTTTTTCACCAAAGACATACCTTGACAGGACTCAAATTACAACTATAAGACCTATGATTTACTTAAAAGAACATGACTTAAGGTCTGCTGCAAAAAAGCTTGAACTACCTGTAATTACAAATCCATGCCCTGCAAATGGAAAAACTAACAGGCAAAGAATGAAAGAGTTTGTAAAAAGCTTAAAACAATTTCACCCTGCAACCAAAGATTTGGTCTTCAATGCTATAAAGAGAAACATATGGGGGTTGAAAAACTAA
- a CDS encoding ISL3 family transposase, with translation MLNYNYITELLKSKDIILHQVVESEKEVELHISQTQKPHECPKCGSITSKIHDYRVQRVKDVPIMGKRTYLVLRKRRYVCKECGKKFFEHINFLGKRQRMTNRLAAYIISQLSSLSSMKEVARQTNVSVTTVMRLFDKVSPTKKIEDFSSEAICIDEFKGNVGGAKYQCIIVDPVKKQIVEILKDRRQDVLIEYFKRLKDRDKVKYFVCDMWRQFVETAKIYFKNAKIVIDKFHFTRYVYWALENVRKRVQKELEDNLRKYFKRSRKLLLKSYEELTAEQREELEVMFWYSRDLRKAHRLKEEFRKVLESSNSTQAKVELKKWIEAAERSGLSEFCRCIKVFRNWFSEIVNSFDVPYTNSVTEGFNNKIKVLKRNAFGYRNFERFRKRILYSCSS, from the coding sequence GTGCTTAATTATAACTATATCACAGAACTTTTGAAATCAAAAGATATCATTCTCCACCAAGTAGTAGAAAGCGAAAAGGAGGTAGAACTGCACATAAGTCAGACGCAAAAACCTCACGAGTGTCCTAAGTGTGGTAGTATCACAAGCAAGATACATGATTATCGTGTCCAAAGAGTAAAGGACGTACCAATAATGGGTAAGAGAACATATTTAGTTTTAAGAAAGCGAAGATATGTTTGCAAAGAATGTGGAAAGAAATTTTTTGAACACATAAATTTTTTAGGCAAGAGACAAAGAATGACAAATAGATTAGCAGCATACATTATAAGTCAGCTCAGTAGCTTAAGCAGTATGAAAGAAGTGGCAAGACAGACAAATGTATCAGTTACAACAGTTATGAGGTTATTTGATAAGGTAAGTCCTACCAAGAAAATAGAGGATTTTTCTTCTGAGGCGATATGCATAGATGAATTCAAAGGAAATGTAGGTGGAGCTAAATATCAGTGTATAATTGTGGACCCTGTGAAAAAGCAGATAGTAGAAATTTTAAAAGACAGAAGACAAGATGTTTTGATTGAATATTTTAAGAGATTGAAGGATAGGGATAAAGTAAAATATTTTGTATGTGACATGTGGAGACAATTTGTGGAGACAGCAAAGATATATTTTAAAAACGCGAAAATAGTAATAGACAAATTTCATTTTACAAGATATGTGTATTGGGCGTTAGAAAATGTAAGGAAGAGAGTACAAAAGGAATTAGAAGATAATTTAAGGAAGTATTTCAAAAGAAGCAGGAAACTATTGTTAAAGTCTTATGAAGAACTTACAGCAGAGCAGAGAGAAGAGTTAGAAGTGATGTTTTGGTACAGTAGAGATTTAAGGAAAGCGCATAGACTCAAGGAAGAATTCAGGAAAGTTTTAGAAAGCAGTAATTCAACACAAGCAAAAGTTGAATTAAAAAAATGGATAGAGGCAGCAGAGAGAAGTGGCCTTTCTGAATTTTGCAGATGTATAAAGGTTTTTAGGAACTGGTTTTCAGAGATAGTAAATTCATTTGATGTTCCATATACAAATAGTGTAACAGAAGGTTTTAACAATAAGATAAAAGTTTTAAAGAGAAATGCATTTGGGTATAGAAATTTTGAGAGATTTAGAAAGAGGATTTTATATAGTTGTAGTAGTTAG
- a CDS encoding type II toxin-antitoxin system HicA family toxin: MKAYSSREIIKILMADGWYLEAVRGDHYQFKHPVKKGKVTVPHPKKNLPIRTVKSILKQAGIKIEDIGE, translated from the coding sequence ATGAAAGCTTATTCTTCACGAGAGATAATAAAAATACTAATGGCTGACGGATGGTACTTAGAGGCAGTTAGAGGAGACCACTATCAATTTAAACATCCTGTCAAAAAAGGCAAAGTTACTGTACCTCATCCCAAAAAGAATTTGCCAATAAGAACAGTTAAAAGTATTTTAAAACAAGCTGGAATTAAAATTGAAGATATTGGGGAGTGA
- a CDS encoding type II toxin-antitoxin system HicB family antitoxin: MNRDIYVFPAIFTFDDDGITIEFPDLPGCISCAETLDEAVKNAKEVLGLYLWSMEKDNEPIPEPTPVNNLKLEQNQIPILIEVWMPLVRHEMDNKAVKKTLTIPQWLNILAEKNNINFSQVLQEALKEKLGINEYHHS, translated from the coding sequence ATGAATAGAGATATTTATGTCTTTCCAGCCATTTTTACTTTTGATGATGACGGAATAACAATTGAATTTCCCGACCTGCCCGGTTGTATTTCATGTGCTGAGACTTTGGATGAAGCAGTGAAAAATGCAAAAGAAGTATTAGGGCTGTATCTTTGGAGCATGGAAAAAGACAATGAACCAATACCAGAGCCAACACCTGTGAACAACTTAAAACTTGAACAAAATCAAATACCAATTTTGATTGAAGTATGGATGCCTCTTGTTCGACATGAGATGGATAATAAAGCAGTAAAAAAGACTTTGACAATTCCTCAGTGGTTAAATATCTTAGCAGAAAAGAACAACATAAATTTTTCTCAAGTACTCCAAGAAGCACTAAAAGAAAAATTAGGAATAAATGAATATCATCACAGCTAA